The Nocardia sp. NBC_01503 sequence AGCTCTTCGAGATGGTGGGTCACCAGCACCGAGGACAGATCCGGATGTGCCCGCTGGAGAATGTCGATGCGCTCCAGAAGTTGTTCGCGCCCGGCGAGATCCAGTCCGGTGGCGGGTTCGTCCAGCAGTAGCAGGCGCGGTTTCGGCATGAGCGCGCGGGCGATGAGGGCGCGGCCGCGCTCGCCCTGCGACAGGATCGGCCAGGGCGCGTTATGGCGGTGCGCGAGGCCGAGCAGGTCGATCAGCCGGTCGACCTCGGCGAGCTGGTCGGCGGTGGGATGCCGGCGTGGGATCGGCTCGGCGGTATTGGTAATACCGGTGAGCACCACCTGGTGCACGGTGAGTGGAGTGCGGGGCGTATGCCGCGGGTCGACATGCCCTATGGCGGTGCGCAATTCGCGCATATCCACGCGCCCGAGCCGTTTGCCGAGCACCTCGACCGCGCCGCGCGTGGGGTGCTCGAAGGCTCCGAGCATGCGCAGCAGTGTGGTCTTGCCCGCACCATTCGGACCGAGCAGCGCCCAATGCTCCCCGGCGCGTACGGTCAGCGAAACCCCTTGCAGGATATGGTTCGCGTCTCGCACGACATCGACCGCGTCGACCTGGAGCACCGGGAAGTCCGTCATCACCCCACCGTAGCAAACTCCTCAGACAAGTTGAGGAGTGGCAGGAATTCACGGATTGGCCGGAAACCCGCTGTGTAGGGTGGCGATATGGCGATCGAGGCGGTTCTCTTCGACTTCTCCGGCACCGTGTTCCGATTCGAGGAATCGGAGTTCTGGGACGCCGAACTCACCGACGCCGACGGGCGTTCGCTCGATACCCATGAGGTCGCCGCGATCATGCGCGCCATGACCGCGCCGGTCGGTCAACTCTTCGAATTCGACGACCAGGGCCAATATGCCTGGGACCGAAGGGATCTCGATCCTGCACTACATCGCACCGCCTATCTCCAGGTGCTCGAGCGCTCCGGTGTACCGCAGGTCCCGGCCGAACAGCTCTACGAGCGCATGCTCGATCCGAAGGGGTGGACCCCGTACGGTGATACCGGCGAGGTACTGGAGCAGCTGCACGAGCGCGGTATCCCGGTGGCCATCGTCAGCAATATCGCCTGGGATATCCGTCCGGCCTTCGCGACCCGCGGCTGGGATCGGTATATCGGCCACTTCGCGCTGTCCTTCGAGATCGGTGCGATCAAACCCGACCGCGGCATCTTCGAATCCGCGCTCGAAAACCTCGGTATCGCACCGGAGAACGCCCTCATGATCGGCGACAGCCTCGAAGCCGACGGTGGCGCAACGGCTCTCGGCGCGGACTTCGCGCTGGTTCAACCCTTACCCATTGCCGATCGTCCGACCGCCTTGCGTGACGCTCTGGTCGACCGCGGTCTGATCGCCCGGCCCAGGTAAACAACCAACCGGCAGGTTCGTGTCCCGCGACACACTTGCTGTAGATAGACTGCCGATATATCGTTGATAGCGTCAAGAACAACGACGAAGCCTCAGGAGGCGCACCATGGAACGCATGGAGAACTTCGACAACAGGGGCCGCGGGCCCTGGCGGCGACTGCGAAACGAAGAGCAGCAAGGCCCCGAACACCCGCGTTCGCGACGCGGTGGACCGCGCGGCGAGCACGGCCCGCACGCACATCGGCACGGCCACGGCCGTGGTTTCGGCCCGGACTTCGGTCCCGGTGGTTTCGGCCCGGGCGGCTTCGGTCCCGGCGGCGGCCCGCACTTCGGTCGCGGTCGCGGTCGCGGTGGACGCGGTCGTCGCGGCGATGTCCGCGCGGCCATCCTGCTACTGCTGCAGGAGCGGCCCATGCACGGCTACGAGCTGATCCAGCAGATCCGCGAGCGTAGCCAGGACGTCTGGCGTCCCAGCCCGGGCTCCATCTACCCCGCGCTCGCGCAGCTCGAGGATGAGGGTCTGGTCATCATCGAGAAGGTCGCCGGTCGCAAGACCGCCAAGCTCACCGAGTCCGGTACCGCGTACCTGGAGGAGAATCGCGCCGATCTGGGCGATCCCTGGCAGGACGTCAAGGATGGTGTCGGCGATCAGGCGCTCGATCTGCGCAGTCTGATCGGCCAGCTCATTGGCGCTGCGGCACAGGTCGCGGCCGCCGGAACACCGGATCAGGCAGCCAAGGCCGCCGAGGTCCTCACCGAGGCGCGCCGGTCGCTTTACCGGATCCTCGCCGAAGACGACACACCCGAAAAGTAGTGGGTGCGCAACACCGCAACTCGGTAGCCATTGTGACTCCTCACAAGAGATCATTTCTCTATGGGAATTCGGAGGAGCCGGACGCGAAAGGCGCTGCTGCACAGCGTCGTGCCGGTCGGGGTGTTGGTGATCGGCGTGATCGCGGCTATGACAGCGCTGCCGATCGAATCGGGGGTGGCCACGGCCGACCCCGCCGGGCAACCGGTTGCGGGAACGATTGTCTATCTACCGGCGGTGGTTCCGGTGGAGGCAGGGCCGCCGCAGGACGGACCGCTTGCGGCGGCCAATTATTTGAAGCTGCACCCGAACGCCGCGCCCGCGGGCACGAACGATTTCGGCTGCAAGCCGAGCGCTGAACATCCGCGCCCGGTGGTGCTGGCACATGGCACAGATTCCTCGGCCTACTCCGACTTCTCGGTCATCGGACCGCAACTCGTCCAGGCCGGCTTCTGCGTCTTCGCGCTGAACTACGGGGGTAAGCCCGGGGGCAAGAGCTACGGCACCGAGGATGTCTGGGCCAGCTCGGCGCAGGTCGGCGGCTTCGTCGATCAGGTCCTCACCGCGACCGGGGCCGCCAAGGTGGATATGGTCGGATTCTCCCAGGGCGCCAGCGTAACTCGCTTCTACATCAACAAGCTCGGTGGTGCGGCCAAGGTCGGCCAATGGCTCGGCGTGGCCTCACCCAGCTACGGCGGTGTCATGTACGGCCTGGTGCCGGTGGCGGACAAGGTGCCCGCCCTGTACTCGGTCGCCGAGCTCTTCAGCTCCGTCGCCGCGGTGCAGCAGGCCGCCGGATCGCCCTTCATGACCGAGCTCAATGCCGGTGGCGACACCGTGCCAGGAGTGCGATACACCACGATCGGCAGTCGGGTGGATGAGATGATCCAGCCCTTCGAGAACATCGCGCTACGCGGTGACGGGGCCACCAATCTGGTGCTGCAGGATCTGTGCCCGGTGAACAAAACCGGCCACTTCCACGAGGTCTACGACCCGTACGTGCAGCAGTTGGTGCGCAATGTGCTCGATCCCGAGCATGCGGTGACACCAGCCTGTGTGCCGGTCGCATTGGGCACCGGTATCAGTGAGGTGGTGCTCGCCGCGCATTCCTGAGCGAGTGCCCCGGCGTGGCGGTCCGGTCTTATCCGTAAAATGAGACGACCGTATTCGTATCCACCGGGAGTTGCCCGTGACCATCCAGCCTGTCCGCCTGTTCGGCGATCCGATCCTGCGCGCTCGCGCGGCGGAGGTCGAGACGTTCGATCTCCAGGTGCGCCAGCTGGTGACCGACCTCATCGACACCATGTACGAGAGCGGCGGGGTCGGAATGGCCGCGCCGCAGATCGGGGTGGGGCTGCGGGTCTTCGTCTATGACACCGGGGACGCGCAGGGGCATCTGATCAACCCGACCTTCGAGGTCGTGGGGGAGGAGACGCAGACCGGGCCGGAGGGTTGCCTCTCCATTCCCGGTGTGCGCGAAGACGTTACGCGGCCCAATCAGGTGCTGGCGCGCGGTGTCGATATGGATGGCGCGCCGGTCGAGTTCGAGGCCGAAGGGTTGTTGGCGCGCTGCGTTCAGCATGAGACCGATCATCTCGACGGTGTGCTGTTCCTGCAGCGGCTGGACCCTGCGGTGCGTAAGGAGGCGATGCGCACCCTGCGTGAATCGTCCTGGTTCACAAAGGGAATCACGGTGCTGGCCGCCTCCGAGATCGGCGGCGGCCGTCGCACCCGGGAACGGAGTCGTTGATGCGCTTGGTCTTTGCCGGTACACCCGAGCCGGCGGTGCCGTCGCTGCGGCGGCTCATCGAATCGCAGCGGCACGAGGTGGTCGGGGTGGTGACCAGGCCGGATGCGGTGGCCGGGCGTGGGCGCAAGGTGACGCGCTCGCCCATCGGACTGCTCGCGGACGAGTACGGCATTCCGGTGTTCACCCCGCGTCGCCCATCCGAGCCCGAATTCATCGAGCAATTGACCGAACTCGCGCCGGATTGCTGTCCGGTGGTGGCGTACGGTGCGCTGTTGCCCGAATCGGTGCTCGCGATTCCGCGGTACGGGTGGATCAACCTGCACTTCTCGCTGCTGCCCGCCTGGCGTGGTGCGGCTCCGGTGCAGGCGGCGATTCTCGCCGGTGACGAGATCACCGGCGCGTCGACCTTCCTGATCGAGAAGGGGCTCGATACCGGTCCGGTCTTCGGCACCGTGACCGAGAAGGTCCGGGTCACCGATACTTCGGGCGTACTGCTCGACCGGCTCGCCGAAAGCGGCGCGCAGCTGCTGGAGTCCACCCTCGACGGCGTGGAAGCCGGTGCGCTGCAAGCGGTTCCGCAATCCGCAGACGGTGTTTCGTATGCCCCCAAGGTGGAGGTCGAGGCGGGCCGGGTCCGCTGGGACGAGCCCGCCCTGGCCATCAATCGCCGCATTCGCGCGGTGACCCCCAACCCGGGAGCTTGGACGGAGGTCGACGGTAAGCGGATCAAGCTCGGCCCCGTCGAAATGGTGGAGGAGACCCTCCCCGAACGCGAGATCGAGGTCCGCAAGTCGGGCGTTTTCATCGGCACCGCCACCACAGCCGTCCGCCTCACCGAGGTCCAACCCCAAGGAAAGCGCATGATGCCTGCCCTCGACTGGGCGCGCGGCGCCCGCCTCCAGCCCGGCGCGGTCACCGAATGACCCGCCCCGAGCGGGGAGATTCCACCGGCGACGACCGCCGCGCCGCCAAACCACCCAAACGTGACTGGCGCCCCCGCGCCGCCAACGCCCCTTATGGCAAATCGGCGAGCTCCGGTGCCCAGGCCCGCGACACCGCCGACCCGGGCCGCCCCCGCACGTCCGCCGACTCGCGGGGCACCGGTGACGCCAAGCGCACGTACGGCGCGGATTCGCGCGGCTCGCGGCCCAGCGGCGACACCCAGCCCCGTGGCAAGGGCGGACCCCGCACCGGTGGCGACCGTCGCGATGCCGCGAACCGGAGCGACGACCGCGGTGGGCAACCCCCACGCCGCGACTGGCGTCCCCGCGCGGCCAACGCTCCTTACGGCAAGCAGTCCGCCACCGGTGCGGGCGAGCGTGGCGACGACCGTCGGCGCGCCGATTCCGCCGAATCCGGCCGTCGTGGTGACAGCCTGAATCGTGGCGGTGATCGTGATCGCTCTGCTGCTCGAGCGAGTTCGCGTGGACGCTCGGAGAACGCCGGGTCGCCGCGGTCCGGTGCCAGTGCGTCCGGAGGCGCAGCGGGTGCGCGCACGTCCGGTGGGCGTGGGTCCGGTGCGACCGGCGATGGCTTTCCCGGTGGGCGCGGTGGATCGGATCGACCGATGCGTACCGCACGCTCCGAAGGCGGCGATCGTCCGCGCAGTGATCGGGAATCAGGTGCGGCACAAGATAATCGGCGTGAGAGCGGCGGCGCTTCGAGTGGCACCGGCGGGTCGGCCGCGCGCGAGGCCCGCTCCGTTTCTCGCGATTCAGGCTCGTCGCCGCGTAATTCCACATCAGGGAGTGGCAACACCGGGGCCCCTCGGGGCAAGTCCGGTGCGGCGGGGCGGAATTCGGGTGGGAAGTCCGGTGGCCGGGGAGATTCGCGCAAGGTCGATGTGACGGCGGCCTATAACGCCGAGCATGGGCTGGATCCGGTGCGTGTGGTGGCTCGGGATGTCTTGCGGGCCGTGCGGGAGCGCGATGCCTACGCCAATCTGGTGCTGCCGGGGCTGTTGCGGGAGCGGAAGATCAGCGGGCGGGATGCGGCGCTGGCCACCGAGTTGACCTATGGGGCGGCTCGGTCGCTCGGGTTGCTCGACGCGGTGATCGAGGCCGGTGCGGGTCGGTCCGTCGAGGAGATCGACGGGCCGCTGCTGGATGCTTTGCGGCTGGGGACCTATCAGTTGCTGCGGACCCGGATCGGGGCGCACGCGGCGGTGGATACCTCCGTCGCGATGGCTCGGGCCGAATACGGTGTCGGGCGTGCGGGTTTCGTGAATGCCGTGCTGCGCCGGGTGGCCGAGAAGTCCGTCGAGGAGTGGGTGGAGGCGCTCGCGCCGTCGGATCCGCTGGGGCATATGGCTTTCGAGCACGCCCATCCCGTGTGGATCGCGCAGGCGTTCGCGGATGCGCTCGGTGCGCGCGCCGGGGAGTTGGAAGAAGTGCTCGCGGCCGATGACGCGCGGCCCGCCGTGCACCTGGTGGCCCGGCCGGGCGAGATCAGCGCCGAGGAGTTGGCGCTCATCACCGGCGGTGCAGAGGGTAAGTGGTCGCCGTACGCCGTGTATATGGACGGTGGCGATCCGGGCAAGCTGGAACCCGTGCGCGATGGTTTGGCGGCCGTGCAGGATGAGGGCAGTCAGCTGGTGGCGCTCGCGGTGACGCGCGCGCCGCTGGAAGGCGAGGATGGCGGCCGCTGGCTGGACCTGTGCGCGGGTCCGGGCGGTAAGACCGCACTGCTGGGCGCGATCGCCGATATCGACGGCTTCCATATCGACGCCGTCGAACCCGCCGAGCATCGTGCCGACCTGGTCCGCCAGGCGACCCGCGGCCTGCCGGTCGATATCCATATCGCCGACGGCCGCGACAGCGGATTGACCCCCGGCTACGACCGCATCCTGGTCGACGCCCCCTGCACCGGCCTGGGCGCACTGCGCCGCCGTCCGGAGGCGCGCTGGCGGCGCAAGCCCGCGGACGTCAAGGACCTGGTCAAGCTGCAGCGCGAATTGCTCAGCGCCGCATGGGATCTGGTCCGTCCCGGCGGTGTGGTGGTGTACTCCACCTGTTCACCGCACCTGCCCGAAACGGTATCGGTGGTCGCCGATATGGTCCGCCGCACCGGCGCGGAACAGCTCGACTCGCGCGAACTACTCACGGACGTCCCCGATCTCGGTGACGGCCCCGGCGCCCAGCTGTGGCCGCATCGCCACGGCACCGACGCCATGTTCCTCGCGGCCCTGCGCAAACCGCTCGACCCGAAGTAGCCCGGAGCGTCCGAGCGTCGACGCACCCCCGTCGATGGGGGTGCGTCGCCGCGCCTCCGTCGCCGCATCCCCGTCATTCCGGCATGCTTTTGGCCGGGATCCACTGTCGCAGAGCTTGAACTGCACGCAGTGGATCCCGGCCGAAATGCGCCGGGATGACGGGGTTTTCGGTATCCGGAAAGGCGGGGCTTCGGTATTTCGGAAGGCGGGGGTATTCCGGAAGGCGGGGGTCTTCGGTATCCGAGAGGGCAGGAATGCTTCGCCTGGACTGTCGTCGGGCTGATTGACCGACAATCCGATACGCATTGTCGTGGGGTGCCGTTGTCGTGCAGGGAGATTCGCGGGGCTGCCTGCGGACGGATTCCTGCTTCTACTGACGCGCGGGGGGATTGGGTCGCCACGACACCCAGACTCCCGCGCGCGGGACGCGGCGGCAGCGGATTGCCATCCACTGTGGGCGCTCGGTGTTGTCCGGTCCGCGGTCGGTGCGGCCGAGCATGCAGCTGCCGTCGGAATCCGGTACCAGTTCTATGGTTTCGCCGTTGACCTCGATGAATCGCTGGGGGCGGCCGTTGCCGTAGCGGACCACGGTGTTGACGGTGAGGTCGGCGATGTGGAAGCAGCACCACCATTGGGCTTGGGCGCGGTTGCGCCGGGTGGTGCGGGCGGCGGTGACCGAATGCTGTAGTTCGGCCAGGGCGCGGAAGCGGTCGGCGGGGGTGAAGTCGCCCGGATCGTCGGAGCCGGGGCAGAGCACCGGTGATTCATCGTCGGGGTAGCGGTAACCCGGATCGACCTCTCCGCGCCAACGCATTTCGGCCATGCGCGTGGTGATGGGCAGCCCGTGCCATTCCTCATCGCACCAGGGGTGCGGACAGCGCGGGAACTCCGGATCGCCGTAGTCGTAGCCGGTGCGTGGTTCACCGTCGGCCAGCTGGTCGTTCACGAGCTGGTCGATCTGGTTCACGATATGTCGATCGCGGTGCTGGGTCATACTGCCGCCCGATTGCGATGCGTGCCGGGTGGCATCGATCGTCGCACCGGTGGGCCGTGCGGGCAAGCCCATGGGATTCGGGTGGGCGTGTCACTCGCGTGCGGTCTGCTCCCGCAGGCGCGCAAGGGTTTTCGCCAGAATCCGGGAGACGTGCATCTGTGAGATGCCCATCTGCTGTGCGATCTGGGTCTGGGTCATGGATTCGAAGAATCGCATGGTGAGAATGCGTCTCTCGCGTTCGGGCAGGCCCGCGAGCAGCGGCCGGATGGCCACGTACTCCTCCACCCGATCGAATTGCGACTCCTCCTCACCGAGCGTGTCGAGCAGGGACGCCTCGGTGTCGCGGCCGACCGAGACCGCGTCGATGGAGCTGGGCTGGTACGCGTTTCCGGCGATGACAGCCTGCGTCACCTCATCGGGATCGATGCCGAGTTGGGCGGCGATCTCCTTGGCGGTGGGGGACCGGCCGAGCTGTTGGGAGAGCGCGTCGATGGCCGAGCCGATGCGTAGATGAGTCTCCTTGACCCGCCGTGGAACTCGCATGGCCCAGGTGTTGTCGCGGAAGTATCTGCGGACCTCACCCATGATGGTCGGCACCGCGAAGGACAGGAAGTTGGAGCCGCGCCCGACGTCGAAGCGGTCCACCGCGTGCACCAGCCCGACCCGCGCCACCTGGGTGAGATCATCGAAAGGCTCACCGCGCCCGCTGAATTTGCGGGCGATGTGGTCGGCGAGGGGAATGCAGCGGCTGATCAGCTCCGAGCGCAGTGCGCTGCGCCGCGCCGAGTTCGGATCGGTGGCGGCCAACTGTTCGAAGAGCGCCGCCACATCGTCGTATCCGGAGACGCTGCGCGCGACCTCCTCCGCTTCCTCGGCGTCGACGACCTCCTCGGCCTCGGCGGGTTCCTCGTTCTGGGCCACCGCGCCCGCGTCACCCTCGGCGTTCGCCTCGGGATCCGTCGGCGTGAGATTCTCCGTGCCCGAACCGGATTCGGTGGCCGGTGTGCCGTTCTCTTTGTCGGTGCCGTTCTCGGGGGTACCGGCAGCCGAGTCGTCGGCGGCACCGCTCCCGGCGGTGGATCCGGATGAATCGGGCTCTGATGCGTCGGGAGAGGCGAACACCATGTCTTCGTCGGTCACTACGCCTTCCCCCGGACCCGCCGGAACTCCACCGTCGTCGGGTATCCGGAGATTGCCGGGTCGTACTCGCCCTGGCTCGCGGTCACCTCATCGGAGAGGGTGCGCAGCACATGCCAGCCGAAGCTGCGCTGATCGGGCAGCCCCTCCGAGCCCGCGATACCGCTGACTCGAATCACCAAATCACTGTCACCCACGGTGAACACGCACTGGAGTGTCGTGCCGGGCATCGCGAGGGCGATAACGGTGGAGGCGGCCTCGTCGACGGCGAGCCGAATATCGGCGACCTCGTCCAGGGTGAAATCGCTGAGTAGCACCAGGGTTTCGGCGAGTCCGCGCACGATGGGCAACTGGGAGACGGATGCGGCGACACCGATCTCGACCGGTGTGGCCCGCAGCCCTTGGTCCGCCGAAATGTTGATCACCTGCACTAGGCTACCCATTCCACCGCGCGGCAATCAGCGCAATGGCCGCGAAGAGCCGCTTCGGTCGCGGATCCGGTCCCCTTCGCGAACATCTCGCCACCGACGGTGTCGGTTCAGTTATGGGCGGCCGTTAGAATGCCGCGTGTGTGCACCTCTTCCTCTCCCTTCCAGCGGCCCGCGCCCATGATCGCGCCGTCCATCCTGTCCGCCGATTTCGCGCGCCTCGGTGCTGAGGTCAAGGCGATCGAGGGAGCGGATTGGGTGCATGTGGATGTGATGGACAACCACTTCGTCCCGAACCTGACCCTGGGGCTACCGGTGGTGCAGAGTCTGTTGAAGGCCACCGACATTCCGCTGGACTGCCATCTGATGATCGAGAATCCGGAGCGCTGGGCGCCGGGCTATGCGGAGGCGGGCGCGTACAACGTCACCTTCCACGCCGAGGCGACCGACAATCCGATCGCGGTGGCGCGGGATATCCGCGCGGCGGGCGCGAAGGCCGGGCTCTCGGTCAAGCCCGGCACCCCGATCGAGCCGTATCTGGAGATCCTGCGAGACTTCGACACCCTGCTGGTGATGAGTGTCGAGCCCGGTTTCGGCGGTCAGTCCTTCATCGCGGAGGTGCTCGAAAAGGCCCGCATCGTGCGCAATCTCGTCGATTCCGGCGAACTGCGCCTGGTGGTGGAGATCGACGGTGGCATCAATATGGACACCATCGAACAGGCCGCCGAGGCCGGAATCGATTGCTTCGTAGCGGGTTCCGCCGTCTACGGCACCGCCGATCCGGCCGCGACCGTGGAAGCCCTGCGGCAGAAGGTTATCGCGGTGGAGGCGTCAGCGGCCCAGTAGGGCCTCGACCACCGACTCCAGCGGCGGCACCGAGCTGACCGTCTCCGGGGGTTGAATCCAGGTGCGGTAGCCCGTCCGCTCGTCGTCGGCGGAGGGCAGCACCACCTGCGCACCCGCGCACGCCACGGTCGCGTACAGCCGGAACAGTGCCGCGCTGACGGGCGTGCTGAGGGTTTCCGGGCGGGCGGGACCGGTGATGAAGGTCCAGCGTCGCGCGCGCGGATGGTGCACGACCGGCCCCGCCAGCTCGGCCTGGGCGAGTCTCTGCCGTACCCGTTCGCCTAGTTCGGCGGGCATGGTGATGGCGCCGTAGCGGCTGCCTATCTCTAACAGGATGTGTCGTGACGCCGGGTCTATCGATGCCGGAAGATGAAATTCGCGCCGGTACTGCACGCAACGAACTTCGAGGGTGGTATCGAGAAGCGTGGTCACGCTGCACTCCCAATTGTGTTGTAGTCCACCTGGATCCGACCCCGCACGGGGCCCAACCTTCCTTCGGTTCGACATGCTGCGAAGACTGATCCGCGCCGGACACGACGACGGATGCGGGACTTGTTCCGCGCTGAACTGCTCGCCGAGATGTGATGATGAGCGAAGTTGAACTGTAGGAATCAGCTGCATAACAATCTTGCGACCATTTCCGCAGATCCGCAAGATTATGGTGTAAGCGAGTCGGAATTGGGTACAGGCCCCGATTCCTCTGCGCGAATTGACATCTTCCTGTAGGAGAGGCGCTCTGCCCACTACGACTCGCTGTCGTTAGGCTGGAGGCGGACGCCCGTCATCGGGGAATGCACCGATGGTCCGGGCTGTTGGCGCAAGCGACGGGCACGTTTCGCGGCCCGAGGCGACAGGGAGAGGTAGGGCATGTTCACAGGCATCGTGGAGGAGCTGGGCGAGATCGTCGCCACCGAGCAACTGGCCGATGCGGCCCGGCTCACCATCCGCGGCCCGCTGGTGACCTCCGATGCCGGACACGGTGATTCGATCGCGGTCAACGGCGTCTGTCTCACCGTCGTGGATCACAAGGTCGAGGGCGACACCTTCACCGTCGACGTCATGGCCGAGACCCTCAATCGCTCCAGCATCGGCGGCCTCGCCACCGGCTCGCGGGTCAACCTCGAGCGCGCCGCCGCCGTGAACAGCCGCCTCGGCGGTCATATCGTGCAGGGCCATGTCGACGGCACCGGCACGGTGCTCTCCCGCACCCCCTCCGAGAACTGGGAGGTCGTGCGAATCTCGTTGCCCGACAGCATCGCTCGCTACGTGGTGGAGAAGGGTTCGATCACCGTCGACGGCATCTCGCTCACCGTCTCCGGACTGGGTCTGGCCGATGAGGCCGCCGCGGACGGCAGCAAGGACTGGTTCGAGGTCTCGCTCATTCCGACCACCCGTGAACTCACCACGCTCGGCACCGCGCCGGTCGGCACCACCGTGAACCTGGAGGTGGATGTCATCGCCAAGTACGTCGAGCGGCTGGTACAGCGCGGCTGACCTGCAAGTTCGCGGCCCGGCTCGGTTCTGGAGCGACGGAGCGAGGGAGCGTAGCGACTGAGCGGAGGAGTGAAGAACCGAGTCTTCGGGGGCCGCGAACCGCGACGCCGGAGGCGGCGCAAATCAGACACTGCCCTAATGTAGGAGCGGCACCTAATTCGAGATGGAGCACAACAGACGTGACCAGGTTCGACA is a genomic window containing:
- a CDS encoding ABC transporter ATP-binding protein, whose protein sequence is MTDFPVLQVDAVDVVRDANHILQGVSLTVRAGEHWALLGPNGAGKTTLLRMLGAFEHPTRGAVEVLGKRLGRVDMRELRTAIGHVDPRHTPRTPLTVHQVVLTGITNTAEPIPRRHPTADQLAEVDRLIDLLGLAHRHNAPWPILSQGERGRALIARALMPKPRLLLLDEPATGLDLAGREQLLERIDILQRAHPDLSSVLVTHHLEELPPGTTHAMLLRGGRALVSGPVDEVVSTENISAAFDHPVRIIREDRRWSVRAAQPAHHQSSESIQRSRRSPSPAIISGSRKVLASREIP
- a CDS encoding HAD family hydrolase; protein product: MAIEAVLFDFSGTVFRFEESEFWDAELTDADGRSLDTHEVAAIMRAMTAPVGQLFEFDDQGQYAWDRRDLDPALHRTAYLQVLERSGVPQVPAEQLYERMLDPKGWTPYGDTGEVLEQLHERGIPVAIVSNIAWDIRPAFATRGWDRYIGHFALSFEIGAIKPDRGIFESALENLGIAPENALMIGDSLEADGGATALGADFALVQPLPIADRPTALRDALVDRGLIARPR
- a CDS encoding PadR family transcriptional regulator — encoded protein: MENFDNRGRGPWRRLRNEEQQGPEHPRSRRGGPRGEHGPHAHRHGHGRGFGPDFGPGGFGPGGFGPGGGPHFGRGRGRGGRGRRGDVRAAILLLLQERPMHGYELIQQIRERSQDVWRPSPGSIYPALAQLEDEGLVIIEKVAGRKTAKLTESGTAYLEENRADLGDPWQDVKDGVGDQALDLRSLIGQLIGAAAQVAAAGTPDQAAKAAEVLTEARRSLYRILAEDDTPEK
- a CDS encoding lipase family alpha/beta hydrolase, whose translation is MGIRRSRTRKALLHSVVPVGVLVIGVIAAMTALPIESGVATADPAGQPVAGTIVYLPAVVPVEAGPPQDGPLAAANYLKLHPNAAPAGTNDFGCKPSAEHPRPVVLAHGTDSSAYSDFSVIGPQLVQAGFCVFALNYGGKPGGKSYGTEDVWASSAQVGGFVDQVLTATGAAKVDMVGFSQGASVTRFYINKLGGAAKVGQWLGVASPSYGGVMYGLVPVADKVPALYSVAELFSSVAAVQQAAGSPFMTELNAGGDTVPGVRYTTIGSRVDEMIQPFENIALRGDGATNLVLQDLCPVNKTGHFHEVYDPYVQQLVRNVLDPEHAVTPACVPVALGTGISEVVLAAHS
- the def gene encoding peptide deformylase; protein product: MTIQPVRLFGDPILRARAAEVETFDLQVRQLVTDLIDTMYESGGVGMAAPQIGVGLRVFVYDTGDAQGHLINPTFEVVGEETQTGPEGCLSIPGVREDVTRPNQVLARGVDMDGAPVEFEAEGLLARCVQHETDHLDGVLFLQRLDPAVRKEAMRTLRESSWFTKGITVLAASEIGGGRRTRERSR
- the fmt gene encoding methionyl-tRNA formyltransferase, which translates into the protein MRLVFAGTPEPAVPSLRRLIESQRHEVVGVVTRPDAVAGRGRKVTRSPIGLLADEYGIPVFTPRRPSEPEFIEQLTELAPDCCPVVAYGALLPESVLAIPRYGWINLHFSLLPAWRGAAPVQAAILAGDEITGASTFLIEKGLDTGPVFGTVTEKVRVTDTSGVLLDRLAESGAQLLESTLDGVEAGALQAVPQSADGVSYAPKVEVEAGRVRWDEPALAINRRIRAVTPNPGAWTEVDGKRIKLGPVEMVEETLPEREIEVRKSGVFIGTATTAVRLTEVQPQGKRMMPALDWARGARLQPGAVTE
- a CDS encoding RsmB/NOP family class I SAM-dependent RNA methyltransferase is translated as MTAAYNAEHGLDPVRVVARDVLRAVRERDAYANLVLPGLLRERKISGRDAALATELTYGAARSLGLLDAVIEAGAGRSVEEIDGPLLDALRLGTYQLLRTRIGAHAAVDTSVAMARAEYGVGRAGFVNAVLRRVAEKSVEEWVEALAPSDPLGHMAFEHAHPVWIAQAFADALGARAGELEEVLAADDARPAVHLVARPGEISAEELALITGGAEGKWSPYAVYMDGGDPGKLEPVRDGLAAVQDEGSQLVALAVTRAPLEGEDGGRWLDLCAGPGGKTALLGAIADIDGFHIDAVEPAEHRADLVRQATRGLPVDIHIADGRDSGLTPGYDRILVDAPCTGLGALRRRPEARWRRKPADVKDLVKLQRELLSAAWDLVRPGGVVVYSTCSPHLPETVSVVADMVRRTGAEQLDSRELLTDVPDLGDGPGAQLWPHRHGTDAMFLAALRKPLDPK
- a CDS encoding SigB/SigF/SigG family RNA polymerase sigma factor — translated: MAQNEEPAEAEEVVDAEEAEEVARSVSGYDDVAALFEQLAATDPNSARRSALRSELISRCIPLADHIARKFSGRGEPFDDLTQVARVGLVHAVDRFDVGRGSNFLSFAVPTIMGEVRRYFRDNTWAMRVPRRVKETHLRIGSAIDALSQQLGRSPTAKEIAAQLGIDPDEVTQAVIAGNAYQPSSIDAVSVGRDTEASLLDTLGEEESQFDRVEEYVAIRPLLAGLPERERRILTMRFFESMTQTQIAQQMGISQMHVSRILAKTLARLREQTARE
- a CDS encoding ATP-binding protein, yielding MINISADQGLRATPVEIGVAASVSQLPIVRGLAETLVLLSDFTLDEVADIRLAVDEAASTVIALAMPGTTLQCVFTVGDSDLVIRVSGIAGSEGLPDQRSFGWHVLRTLSDEVTASQGEYDPAISGYPTTVEFRRVRGKA
- the rpe gene encoding ribulose-phosphate 3-epimerase, which gives rise to MIAPSILSADFARLGAEVKAIEGADWVHVDVMDNHFVPNLTLGLPVVQSLLKATDIPLDCHLMIENPERWAPGYAEAGAYNVTFHAEATDNPIAVARDIRAAGAKAGLSVKPGTPIEPYLEILRDFDTLLVMSVEPGFGGQSFIAEVLEKARIVRNLVDSGELRLVVEIDGGINMDTIEQAAEAGIDCFVAGSAVYGTADPAATVEALRQKVIAVEASAAQ
- a CDS encoding riboflavin synthase, which codes for MFTGIVEELGEIVATEQLADAARLTIRGPLVTSDAGHGDSIAVNGVCLTVVDHKVEGDTFTVDVMAETLNRSSIGGLATGSRVNLERAAAVNSRLGGHIVQGHVDGTGTVLSRTPSENWEVVRISLPDSIARYVVEKGSITVDGISLTVSGLGLADEAAADGSKDWFEVSLIPTTRELTTLGTAPVGTTVNLEVDVIAKYVERLVQRG